The following are from one region of the Jeongeupia sp. USM3 genome:
- a CDS encoding YheT family hydrolase, with protein sequence MQRESQLQLPVYRAPRWLPGGHAQTIYPATLLWQRSLAYRRETWVTPDLDSIVVDWVDGRAGTPILVLFHGLEGGSRSHYATSLFQHFYPKGWRGVVPHFRSCGNVTNRLPRAYHAGDAAEIDWVLRRVRARHPDAPVYAVGVSLGGNALLKWLGEQGHAAGDVVTAAAAVCAPLDLAVCGAALDTGFNRRVYTRNFLRTLKRKMLAKLKISDNPFIDRDRVRSATTLREFDDLVTAPLHGYHGVDDYWARASSKPGLAGICIPTLVINARNDPFVPAGALPGDDDVSRWVTLLQPEEGGHVGFPSGPPPGKLDWLPTTLMRYFQFHAPDAR encoded by the coding sequence ATGCAACGAGAAAGCCAGCTGCAACTGCCCGTCTACCGCGCGCCGCGCTGGCTGCCCGGTGGCCATGCCCAGACGATCTATCCGGCCACGCTGCTGTGGCAGCGCTCGCTCGCCTACCGGCGCGAGACCTGGGTGACGCCGGACCTCGACAGCATCGTCGTCGACTGGGTCGACGGCCGTGCCGGAACGCCGATCCTGGTGCTGTTCCACGGCCTGGAAGGCGGTTCGCGCAGCCACTACGCGACCTCGCTGTTCCAGCATTTCTATCCGAAAGGCTGGCGCGGCGTCGTGCCGCATTTCCGCTCGTGCGGCAACGTGACCAACCGGCTGCCGCGCGCCTATCACGCCGGCGATGCCGCCGAGATCGACTGGGTGCTCAGGCGCGTCCGCGCGCGTCATCCGGATGCGCCGGTCTACGCGGTCGGCGTCTCGCTCGGCGGCAATGCGCTGCTCAAATGGCTGGGCGAACAGGGCCACGCCGCCGGCGACGTCGTGACGGCCGCCGCGGCCGTGTGCGCACCGCTAGACCTGGCGGTCTGCGGTGCCGCGCTCGATACCGGCTTCAATCGCCGCGTCTACACGCGCAACTTCCTGCGCACGCTCAAGCGCAAGATGCTCGCCAAGCTCAAGATCAGCGACAACCCGTTCATCGACCGGGACCGGGTGCGTTCGGCGACGACCTTGCGCGAGTTCGACGATCTCGTCACCGCGCCGCTGCACGGCTACCACGGTGTCGACGACTACTGGGCGCGCGCGAGTAGCAAGCCCGGCCTTGCCGGCATCTGCATTCCGACACTGGTGATCAACGCCCGCAATGATCCCTTCGTACCGGCTGGTGCCTTGCCCGGCGACGACGACGTGTCGCGCTGGGTGACCTTGCTGCAGCCGGAAGAGGGCGGCCATGTCGGCTTTCCGTCCGGCCCGCCTCCGGGAAAGCTCGACTGGCTGCCGACCACGCTGATGCGGTATTTTCAGTTCCATGCGCCCGACGCGCGCTAG